From the genome of Halomonas sp. MCCC 1A13316, one region includes:
- a CDS encoding FAD-binding and (Fe-S)-binding domain-containing protein, producing the protein MTSLKDNARPRDARVKPVTDLAARLSRELQGEVLFDNASRGRYSTDASIYQVMPVGVVIPRDQHDLKLTLDIARDARVPVLARGAGTSQCGQTVGEAVVIDNSRWLNQIVEFDAEARTVVVEPGIVLDHLNAWLKPHGLWYPVDVSTSAQCTLGGMAGNNSCGSRSIRYGNMVHNVLGIDAWLADGSEGSFGFVDELPATGRVRELAEGVKAIAVGVAPDIREHFPKVLRRVGGYNLDIFHCQNPKPYDAEGRVNLAHLLVGSEGTLAVSRRIKLKLSPLPEHKVLGVVNFPTFYQAMDVTQHIVTLDPSAVELVDRTMIELSLENPSFRPVIEKALIGKPEAILLVEFAGADCDAQLASLASLNELLAELGLPGCVVDMPEPAEQKALWNVRKAGLNIMMSMKGDGKPVSFIEDCAVPLEHLAEYTDKLTEVFHRHGTEGTWYAHASVGTLHVRPILDMRRGGAEKMREIAEQASALVREYKGAYSGEHGDGLCRGEWVAWQFGSTLNDAFKEVKRRFDPDNLLNPGKIVDTPKMDEERYFRFSSDYRRIPLSPVFDWSPWDVKRDPLTGEQSAPGTGGDVTHGLAMAVEMCNNNGHCRKFDAGTMCPSYRITRDEQHLTRGRANTLRLALSGQLDGEGLASDDVKEALDLCVSCKGCKRDCPTGVDMAKFKIEARTARAKAKGLSLRDRLVGEMPRYAPWASRFSGLLSAAERMPFFSRRVKQALGLAEQRDFPKFRGNFLAEHQGQAAQASREVLLFVDTFNNYMESENARAAKRVLERAGYQVHLNVKPGERPLCCGRTYLSSGQFDKAKAEARRSLDHLMPFVERGVSIVGLEPSCLLSLRDEFLQYGFGEAAQRLAESALLFEEFLVKAHDAGELPLELKPVGHARALLHGHCHQKAFDALRPVERVLAWIPELEVVTIESSCCGMAGSFGYEAEHYDASQKMAELSLLPTIREAGDDAVLVADGTSCRHQIRDGSGREAMHVARLLEQALA; encoded by the coding sequence ATGACTTCCCTGAAGGATAACGCCCGGCCTCGGGATGCCCGGGTCAAGCCGGTCACCGACTTGGCCGCCCGGCTTTCCCGGGAGCTGCAAGGCGAAGTGCTGTTCGACAACGCCTCCCGGGGTCGCTACTCGACCGATGCGTCGATCTACCAGGTGATGCCCGTCGGAGTGGTCATTCCCCGAGACCAGCACGATCTGAAGTTGACCCTGGACATCGCACGCGACGCCCGGGTGCCGGTGCTGGCGCGAGGCGCCGGTACCAGTCAGTGCGGCCAGACGGTTGGCGAGGCGGTTGTGATCGACAATTCCCGTTGGCTCAACCAGATCGTCGAGTTCGACGCCGAGGCGCGCACCGTGGTGGTCGAGCCGGGCATCGTGCTCGATCACCTCAATGCGTGGCTCAAACCCCATGGGCTCTGGTATCCGGTGGATGTCTCCACCAGCGCTCAGTGCACCCTCGGCGGCATGGCCGGCAACAACTCCTGCGGGTCGCGCTCGATCCGCTATGGCAACATGGTGCATAACGTCCTGGGCATCGACGCCTGGCTGGCCGACGGCAGCGAGGGAAGCTTCGGGTTCGTGGATGAGCTGCCTGCCACGGGGCGGGTGCGGGAGCTGGCGGAGGGCGTCAAGGCGATTGCCGTGGGCGTGGCACCGGATATCCGCGAGCACTTTCCGAAGGTGTTGCGGCGGGTGGGCGGTTACAACCTTGATATCTTCCATTGCCAGAACCCCAAGCCCTACGATGCCGAGGGCCGCGTAAACCTGGCCCATCTGTTGGTGGGTTCCGAGGGCACCCTGGCGGTCAGCCGCCGCATCAAGCTCAAGCTCTCGCCGCTTCCCGAGCACAAGGTGCTCGGCGTGGTGAATTTCCCGACCTTCTACCAGGCTATGGATGTCACCCAGCACATCGTCACCCTCGATCCCTCCGCGGTAGAGCTGGTCGATCGCACCATGATCGAGCTGTCGCTGGAAAACCCCTCGTTTCGTCCGGTGATCGAAAAGGCATTGATCGGCAAGCCCGAGGCAATCCTGCTGGTGGAATTCGCCGGTGCCGACTGCGACGCCCAACTGGCCTCGCTGGCCAGCCTCAATGAGTTGCTGGCCGAGCTGGGGTTGCCGGGATGCGTGGTCGACATGCCGGAGCCGGCCGAGCAGAAAGCGCTATGGAACGTGCGCAAGGCGGGGCTCAACATCATGATGAGCATGAAGGGTGACGGAAAGCCGGTCTCCTTCATCGAGGACTGTGCGGTGCCGCTCGAGCATCTGGCCGAATACACCGACAAGCTGACCGAGGTTTTTCATCGTCATGGTACCGAGGGCACCTGGTACGCCCATGCCAGTGTCGGCACCCTGCATGTGCGGCCGATACTCGACATGCGCCGCGGTGGCGCCGAGAAGATGCGCGAGATTGCCGAGCAGGCCTCGGCACTGGTTCGTGAATACAAGGGGGCCTACTCCGGTGAGCACGGCGACGGCCTGTGTCGCGGCGAGTGGGTGGCCTGGCAGTTCGGCAGCACTCTCAACGACGCCTTCAAGGAGGTGAAACGGCGCTTCGACCCCGACAACCTTCTCAATCCGGGCAAGATCGTCGATACCCCCAAGATGGATGAGGAGCGATACTTCCGCTTTTCGAGCGACTATCGCAGGATCCCGCTGAGCCCGGTGTTCGACTGGTCGCCGTGGGACGTCAAGCGCGACCCGCTGACCGGCGAGCAGAGCGCGCCCGGTACCGGCGGCGATGTCACCCACGGCCTGGCCATGGCGGTCGAGATGTGCAACAACAACGGCCACTGCCGCAAGTTCGACGCCGGCACCATGTGCCCCAGTTACCGTATCACTCGTGATGAGCAACACCTGACCCGTGGACGCGCCAACACCCTGCGCCTGGCATTGTCCGGTCAACTCGACGGCGAAGGGCTGGCCAGCGATGACGTCAAGGAAGCGCTCGATCTGTGCGTGTCGTGCAAGGGATGCAAGCGCGACTGCCCCACGGGCGTCGATATGGCCAAGTTCAAGATCGAGGCGCGCACCGCCCGGGCCAAGGCCAAGGGGCTCTCGCTGCGTGACCGCCTGGTCGGCGAGATGCCGCGCTACGCCCCCTGGGCGAGCCGATTCTCGGGCTTGCTGAGCGCTGCCGAGCGGATGCCATTCTTCTCGCGACGAGTCAAACAGGCGCTGGGCCTGGCAGAGCAGCGTGACTTCCCCAAATTTCGCGGCAACTTCCTTGCCGAACACCAGGGACAAGCGGCACAGGCGTCCCGCGAGGTGCTGTTGTTCGTCGACACCTTCAACAACTACATGGAGAGCGAAAACGCCCGTGCCGCCAAGCGAGTGCTGGAGAGGGCCGGCTATCAGGTGCATCTCAACGTCAAGCCGGGCGAACGTCCCCTGTGCTGTGGTCGCACCTACCTCTCCTCCGGCCAGTTCGACAAGGCCAAGGCCGAGGCGAGGCGCTCCCTCGATCATCTGATGCCTTTCGTCGAGCGCGGCGTATCGATCGTCGGGCTCGAGCCGTCGTGCCTGCTGAGCTTGCGCGACGAGTTCCTGCAGTACGGCTTCGGGGAGGCGGCACAACGGCTTGCCGAGTCGGCCCTACTGTTCGAAGAGTTCCTGGTGAAGGCACATGACGCCGGTGAGTTGCCACTAGAACTCAAGCCGGTCGGTCACGCAAGGGCATTGCTGCATGGCCACTGCCACCAGAAGGCCTTCGATGCCTTGCGGCCGGTCGAGCGGGTGCTCGCATGGATACCGGAACTCGAGGTAGTGACGATCGAGTCCTCATGCTGCGGCATGGCGGGCAGCTTCGGCTACGAGGCAGAACACTACGACGCCTCGCAAAAGATGGCGGAACTGTCGCTCCTGCCGACGATCCGTGAGGCCGGCGACGATGCCGTACTGGTGGCCGATGGAACCAGCTGCCGTCACCAAATCCGCGACGGCAGCGGCCGCGAGGCGATGCATGTGGCCCGTTTGCTCGAGCAGGCG
- a CDS encoding enoyl-CoA hydratase yields MADALIFRREGNLAWIGFNRPESRNAMTWEMYDALEACCDRLSEDDDIQAVVLHGVGGEAFVAGTDISQFAHFDAPEDAVGYERRIDRVVGKLERLAKPTIALIEGACVGGGAALALVCDFRYCTPSLKFGVPIARTLGNTLSMTNVSRMVDMIGVARTKEALMMAKLFGAEEARQSGLVNGVFSAETIVDEVTAIAAGFGRRAPLTVQASKALVGRVMEERRAAANASDDWVTTCYMSDDFKAAVNKFLHKTPFEWTGR; encoded by the coding sequence ATGGCTGATGCCTTGATCTTTCGACGCGAGGGCAACCTCGCCTGGATCGGCTTCAACCGGCCCGAGAGCCGCAACGCCATGACCTGGGAAATGTACGACGCGCTCGAGGCCTGCTGTGACCGGCTGAGCGAGGATGACGACATCCAGGCCGTGGTGCTGCATGGTGTTGGCGGCGAGGCATTCGTGGCCGGCACCGATATATCTCAGTTTGCCCACTTCGATGCCCCCGAGGACGCCGTCGGCTATGAGCGGAGAATAGACCGGGTCGTCGGCAAGCTGGAACGCTTGGCCAAGCCCACTATCGCCCTTATCGAAGGCGCCTGCGTGGGCGGTGGGGCAGCCTTGGCGCTGGTCTGCGATTTCCGCTATTGCACGCCGTCGTTGAAGTTCGGCGTACCCATCGCCAGAACGCTGGGCAACACCCTGTCGATGACCAACGTCTCGCGAATGGTGGACATGATCGGCGTCGCCCGCACCAAGGAGGCGCTGATGATGGCCAAGCTGTTCGGTGCCGAAGAGGCTCGGCAGTCGGGGTTGGTCAACGGCGTCTTCTCTGCCGAGACGATCGTCGACGAAGTGACCGCCATCGCCGCCGGATTCGGTCGGCGCGCGCCGCTTACCGTCCAGGCCAGCAAGGCGCTGGTGGGGCGGGTAATGGAAGAGCGCCGTGCCGCCGCGAACGCCAGCGACGACTGGGTCACCACCTGCTACATGAGCGATGACTTCAAGGCAGCTGTGAACAAGTTTCTGCACAAGACACCCTTCGAATGGACCGGCCGCTGA
- a CDS encoding TRAP transporter large permease yields MTTALILLSGLAMIFINIPIAVALGAVSLLAMLVLQGSNSLLSFPIVMFEGATKFPLIAIPLFILAGAIMNTGGISRRLIDFASALLGFIRGGLAMVNVGTSLFFAEISGSAVADVAALGSILMPAMKKKGYPAPFTAALTSSSASLAIIIPPSIPMILYAAMADTSVVQLFVAGIVPGVVGGLLMMALSWYFAVRYNWPVEQVFQLSRVWSTFKAAGLAFVLPLLILGGIFGGFMTATEGAALAVVASLVISVHYRELKWAKLRAAMVEGGVQTAVVMLLVASSALLGDFLTRAQLPQTLAAVIGDFTNNKYMVLALLNIFLLLIGMILHSAAAIILTVPIVMPLVMMVGIDPVHFGMIVTLNLAIGQQTPPVASVLMTACSVAKADIWEVSKANVPFVVLLFVLLMLVTYVPVFPMGLVEFFYR; encoded by the coding sequence ATGACGACTGCCCTGATCCTCCTGTCAGGCCTGGCGATGATCTTCATCAACATTCCCATCGCTGTGGCCCTCGGCGCGGTGTCGCTGCTGGCGATGCTGGTTCTGCAGGGCTCGAACAGCCTGCTCAGCTTCCCCATCGTGATGTTCGAGGGGGCGACCAAGTTCCCGCTGATCGCCATCCCGCTGTTCATCCTGGCCGGCGCCATCATGAACACCGGCGGCATCTCCCGGCGGCTGATCGACTTCGCCTCGGCCCTGCTGGGGTTCATCCGCGGCGGCCTGGCGATGGTCAACGTCGGCACCTCGCTGTTCTTTGCCGAGATATCCGGCTCGGCGGTGGCCGATGTGGCGGCCCTGGGCTCCATCCTGATGCCGGCGATGAAGAAGAAGGGCTATCCGGCCCCCTTCACCGCTGCCCTCACGTCCTCCTCGGCGTCGCTCGCCATCATCATCCCGCCCTCGATCCCCATGATCCTCTATGCCGCCATGGCCGATACTTCCGTGGTGCAGCTGTTCGTGGCCGGCATCGTGCCGGGCGTCGTCGGTGGCCTGCTGATGATGGCGCTCTCCTGGTACTTCGCGGTGCGCTACAACTGGCCCGTGGAGCAGGTCTTTCAGCTCAGCCGGGTGTGGAGCACCTTCAAGGCCGCCGGCCTGGCCTTCGTGCTGCCCCTGCTGATCCTCGGGGGCATCTTCGGTGGCTTCATGACCGCCACCGAGGGCGCCGCCCTGGCGGTGGTGGCCTCGCTGGTGATCAGCGTCCACTACCGTGAGCTCAAGTGGGCGAAACTGAGGGCGGCGATGGTCGAAGGTGGCGTCCAGACCGCGGTGGTCATGCTGCTGGTGGCAAGCTCCGCGCTGCTGGGGGACTTCCTTACCCGGGCCCAGCTGCCGCAGACACTGGCCGCAGTGATCGGCGACTTCACCAATAACAAGTACATGGTGCTGGCGCTGCTCAACATCTTCCTGCTGCTGATTGGCATGATCCTACACTCGGCGGCGGCCATCATCCTCACCGTGCCTATCGTCATGCCGCTGGTGATGATGGTGGGCATCGACCCGGTCCACTTCGGCATGATCGTCACACTCAACCTGGCCATCGGCCAGCAGACGCCGCCCGTCGCCAGCGTGCTGATGACCGCCTGCTCGGTGGCCAAGGCGGACATCTGGGAAGTGTCCAAGGCCAATGTGCCCTTCGTCGTTCTCCTGTTCGTGCTGCTGATGCTGGTGACCTACGTGCCGGTGTTCCCCATGGGCCTGGTGGAGTTCTTCTACCGGTGA
- a CDS encoding TRAP transporter substrate-binding protein, giving the protein MKMIKTAFASTALAVAMAPGLGMAQTELQFGHVGNPGSLFSASADEFAKRANERLGDDYQVEVYGSSQLGGDDSMMQKLKLGQLTFTLPSTVMSSVVDEFGLFEMPYLIKDREHMKRVIDEVIEPELYPLVEEEGYKIIAVWENGFRQITNNERPIETPEDLEGLKLRTPKGAWRVRMFEEYGANPSPMALSEVFTALQTGTMDGQENPLVQIHSQKFQEVQDYLSLTGHVYTPAYVVVSKSHWEDLPEDVRDVLEETAQEVQDFVYETAAEQDEQLLGEMEEAGMEINEADKQAFIDASGPVYDLFGEEVEGGSELIERVLELGEEE; this is encoded by the coding sequence ATGAAAATGATCAAGACAGCATTCGCCTCCACCGCCCTTGCCGTCGCCATGGCGCCCGGCCTGGGGATGGCACAGACCGAGCTGCAGTTCGGCCACGTAGGCAACCCCGGGTCGCTGTTCTCCGCCTCCGCCGATGAGTTCGCCAAGCGTGCCAACGAGCGCCTGGGTGACGACTACCAGGTGGAGGTCTACGGTTCGAGCCAGCTGGGTGGCGACGACTCCATGATGCAGAAGCTCAAGCTAGGCCAGCTCACCTTCACACTGCCTTCCACCGTGATGTCCTCGGTGGTCGATGAGTTTGGCCTGTTCGAGATGCCCTACCTGATCAAGGATCGGGAGCACATGAAGCGGGTCATCGATGAAGTCATCGAACCCGAGCTCTATCCGCTGGTAGAGGAGGAGGGCTACAAGATTATCGCCGTATGGGAGAACGGTTTCCGCCAGATCACCAACAACGAGCGGCCCATCGAGACGCCCGAGGATCTGGAGGGTCTGAAGCTGCGCACGCCGAAGGGCGCCTGGCGGGTGCGCATGTTCGAGGAGTATGGCGCCAACCCCTCGCCCATGGCGCTCTCTGAAGTCTTCACGGCGTTGCAGACCGGCACCATGGATGGCCAGGAGAATCCCCTGGTGCAGATTCACTCCCAAAAGTTCCAGGAGGTCCAGGACTACCTCTCGCTGACCGGCCATGTCTACACACCGGCCTACGTGGTGGTTTCCAAGAGCCACTGGGAGGATCTGCCGGAAGACGTGCGTGACGTCCTCGAGGAGACCGCCCAGGAGGTCCAGGACTTCGTCTACGAGACGGCCGCCGAGCAGGACGAGCAACTCCTCGGCGAGATGGAAGAGGCCGGCATGGAGATCAACGAGGCCGACAAGCAGGCCTTCATCGATGCCAGCGGCCCTGTCTACGACCTCTTCGGCGAGGAAGTGGAAGGCGGCAGCGAGCTGATCGAGCGCGTGCTGGAGCTCGGCGAGGAGGAGTGA
- a CDS encoding pyridoxal-phosphate-dependent aminotransferase family protein — MLNLDFHPSGRHFLQIPGPSPVPDRILRAMSLPTIDHRGPEFGALGREILGKIQQIFKTQNPVIIYPASGTGAWEAALSNTLSPGDRVLMFETGHFASLWHKMAQRLQLEPEFLGLPGYEGWRHGVQADMIEARLKKDTAHEIKAVCVVHNETSTGVTSDIAAVRRAIDAVDHPALLLVDTISGLASADYRHDEWGVDVTISGSQKGLMLPPGISFNAVSDKAIEASCHNRMPKSFWAWDEILEANKNGYWPYTPSTNLLYGLNESLDMLLEEGLDNVLARHQRWAAGVRTAVEAWGLEIQCQDPTVYSPVLTGVVVPEGVDADEIRKIIYERFDLSLGMGLGKAKGKMFRIGHLGDCNDLTLIATLGGCEAGMKLAGVELKESGVCAALEYFANHPLKRAR; from the coding sequence ATGTTGAATCTCGATTTCCATCCATCCGGTCGCCACTTCCTGCAAATCCCCGGCCCCTCTCCGGTACCTGACCGCATCCTGCGGGCCATGAGCCTGCCGACTATCGATCACCGTGGTCCGGAGTTCGGTGCGCTCGGGCGTGAGATCCTCGGCAAGATTCAGCAGATTTTCAAGACACAGAACCCGGTGATCATCTACCCGGCATCCGGCACCGGAGCCTGGGAAGCCGCACTCTCCAACACTCTGTCGCCGGGCGACCGGGTGTTGATGTTCGAGACAGGACACTTTGCATCGCTGTGGCACAAGATGGCGCAGCGCCTGCAGCTCGAACCCGAATTCCTCGGTTTGCCCGGCTACGAGGGCTGGCGTCACGGGGTCCAGGCCGACATGATCGAGGCGCGTCTGAAGAAAGATACGGCGCATGAGATCAAGGCGGTTTGTGTGGTCCACAACGAGACATCTACCGGCGTGACCAGCGACATCGCCGCGGTGCGTCGTGCCATCGATGCCGTTGACCACCCGGCGCTGCTGCTGGTCGACACTATCTCGGGCCTGGCCAGTGCCGACTATCGGCATGACGAATGGGGTGTGGACGTGACCATCTCGGGTTCCCAGAAGGGCCTGATGCTGCCCCCGGGCATCAGCTTCAACGCCGTTTCCGATAAAGCCATCGAGGCCAGTTGCCACAATCGCATGCCGAAGAGCTTCTGGGCCTGGGACGAAATCCTCGAGGCCAACAAGAATGGCTACTGGCCCTATACCCCCAGCACAAACCTCCTCTACGGTCTCAACGAATCGCTGGATATGCTGCTCGAGGAGGGTCTGGACAACGTACTCGCGCGCCACCAGCGCTGGGCCGCCGGTGTGCGCACGGCGGTCGAGGCCTGGGGGCTGGAGATTCAATGCCAGGATCCGACGGTCTACTCGCCTGTGCTGACCGGGGTAGTGGTGCCCGAAGGTGTCGATGCCGACGAAATCCGCAAGATCATCTACGAGCGCTTTGACCTGTCGCTGGGCATGGGGCTGGGCAAGGCCAAGGGCAAGATGTTTCGTATCGGCCACCTGGGCGACTGCAACGACCTGACCCTGATCGCCACGCTAGGCGGCTGCGAGGCGGGAATGAAACTGGCCGGGGTAGAGCTCAAGGAGAGTGGCGTCTGCGCCGCGCTCGAGTACTTCGCCAACCATCCGCTGAAACGCGCCCGTTGA
- a CDS encoding TRAP transporter small permease has protein sequence MSLARLRSGFEWLLEVITMFLVVSLAVVVLLGVTFRFAGNALSWYDEVAAVMLAWVTYYGAALAALKRGHISVPGLVYAQPRPVRMILVVIGEVIILGFFVMLAVYGVHVIGIIGGSTLVSVPIPVWVTQSTIPIGAGLYVIAELINLPTIMREAWHGKAPPSELDIVEELQ, from the coding sequence ATGTCCCTGGCAAGATTGCGATCCGGCTTCGAGTGGTTGCTCGAAGTCATCACCATGTTTCTAGTGGTGTCGCTGGCGGTAGTCGTGCTGCTCGGCGTCACCTTCCGATTCGCTGGCAACGCCCTGAGCTGGTACGACGAGGTCGCCGCCGTGATGCTGGCCTGGGTGACCTACTATGGCGCCGCCCTTGCCGCCCTCAAGCGCGGCCACATCAGCGTGCCCGGTCTGGTCTATGCCCAGCCGCGTCCGGTGCGCATGATCCTGGTGGTGATCGGCGAGGTAATCATCCTCGGCTTCTTCGTGATGCTCGCCGTCTACGGCGTGCATGTCATCGGCATTATCGGCGGATCGACCCTGGTCAGCGTGCCGATACCGGTCTGGGTGACCCAGTCGACCATTCCCATCGGTGCCGGGCTCTACGTGATCGCCGAGCTGATCAATCTGCCTACCATCATGCGCGAGGCCTGGCACGGCAAGGCGCCGCCTTCGGAGCTCGACATCGTGGAGGAACTGCAATGA
- a CDS encoding GlcG/HbpS family heme-binding protein — protein MAGKVFRSQFQLGRSQARAIIDGAFAMARDTSLEPLTVVVIDGGGHVVAAEREDGCAPLRFPVAQGKAFAALGNGASSGVIGARNAERPAFLASVAAVSNGHFVPVPGGVLILNGESFVIGAVGASGASSAEDEAAAIAGIEAAGLAWGIEPT, from the coding sequence ATGGCCGGCAAAGTCTTCCGCAGTCAGTTTCAGCTTGGTCGTTCCCAGGCCAGAGCCATCATCGACGGGGCTTTCGCCATGGCGCGCGATACCTCGTTGGAGCCTCTTACCGTGGTGGTGATCGACGGTGGCGGTCACGTTGTCGCCGCCGAGCGAGAAGACGGCTGTGCCCCGCTGCGCTTTCCCGTAGCTCAGGGCAAGGCCTTCGCTGCGCTGGGTAATGGCGCCTCGAGCGGCGTGATCGGGGCCCGCAATGCGGAGCGACCGGCCTTCCTCGCCAGCGTAGCTGCCGTATCGAATGGCCATTTCGTTCCGGTCCCGGGCGGCGTACTGATCCTGAATGGCGAATCCTTTGTCATTGGTGCCGTGGGCGCCAGTGGCGCATCTTCGGCTGAGGATGAAGCCGCCGCCATTGCTGGTATCGAGGCGGCGGGATTGGCCTGGGGGATCGAGCCGACATGA
- a CDS encoding CaiB/BaiF CoA transferase family protein, whose product MLPLEGLKVLDVSQIMAGPYCTMVLADMGAEVVKVEKLNGGDDSRQMGPYVNDESTCFSQINRNKKSISLNLKDERARDIFYRLAKDADVIVENYRTGVTRSLAIDYDTIKAINPGIVYCSISGYGQTGPYSHRGGFDLVAQGMTGLMSMTGEKGRRPLKTGIAVYDIGAGITAVYSILAAYIHRMATGEGQHIDIAITECGLPWFTWEAAAYFAEGRVPEPTGWRHRVSAPYQAVKASDGYIMLGCANQRTWERFCRDVLEREDLMAEPRFLTNHDRGQHVEELEAVLEAIMVERDMKYWLDLCDKAGVPAGPINDFAQAMQDEHYLARGMVQEMQHPVIGKMKTIGFPSKFSRTPSQIRSPAPLFGQHTDEVLAGLGLSREQLETLREEGCIK is encoded by the coding sequence ATGCTTCCCCTGGAAGGACTCAAGGTACTGGACGTCTCACAGATCATGGCCGGCCCCTACTGCACCATGGTGCTGGCCGACATGGGGGCGGAAGTGGTCAAGGTCGAGAAGCTCAACGGTGGCGACGACAGCCGCCAGATGGGCCCCTACGTCAACGACGAATCGACCTGCTTTTCGCAGATCAACCGTAACAAGAAGAGTATCTCGCTGAACCTGAAGGACGAGCGGGCTCGGGATATCTTCTATCGCCTGGCCAAGGACGCCGACGTCATCGTCGAGAACTATCGCACCGGGGTGACCCGGTCGCTTGCGATTGACTACGACACCATCAAGGCGATCAATCCGGGCATTGTCTACTGTTCCATTTCCGGCTACGGCCAGACTGGCCCCTACAGCCATCGCGGCGGTTTCGACCTGGTAGCCCAGGGCATGACCGGCTTGATGTCGATGACCGGGGAGAAGGGTCGGCGGCCGCTGAAGACCGGCATCGCCGTCTATGACATCGGTGCGGGGATCACGGCCGTCTACTCGATCCTGGCCGCGTACATCCATCGTATGGCCACTGGGGAAGGCCAGCATATCGACATCGCCATCACAGAATGCGGGCTGCCCTGGTTCACCTGGGAAGCGGCCGCCTATTTCGCCGAGGGCAGGGTACCCGAGCCCACCGGCTGGCGGCATCGTGTCTCTGCCCCTTATCAGGCGGTCAAGGCCAGCGACGGCTACATCATGCTGGGCTGTGCCAATCAGCGTACCTGGGAGCGCTTCTGCCGAGATGTGCTCGAGCGTGAGGATCTGATGGCCGAGCCGCGCTTCCTGACCAACCACGACCGTGGCCAGCATGTCGAGGAACTCGAAGCAGTACTGGAAGCGATCATGGTCGAGCGGGATATGAAGTACTGGCTGGACCTCTGCGACAAGGCAGGGGTGCCGGCCGGTCCGATCAATGACTTCGCCCAGGCGATGCAGGACGAACACTACCTGGCACGAGGCATGGTGCAGGAGATGCAACACCCGGTGATCGGCAAGATGAAGACCATCGGCTTTCCCAGCAAGTTTTCTCGTACCCCTTCACAGATCAGAAGCCCGGCGCCTCTGTTCGGCCAGCATACAGATGAGGTGCTGGCGGGGCTCGGCCTTTCCAGGGAGCAACTTGAGACGCTGCGAGAGGAGGGCTGCATCAAATAA
- a CDS encoding GntR family transcriptional regulator, with product MSKIQHRSLYLEVADRVRELIEQGDLAPGERISEKQLCERFGVSRTPLREALKVLASEGLIELLPNRGARVMRLTLKMVKDTYDLMGTLEGLSGELACQNISDEGIKAIRALHDEMLRHYHDRNLPEYFKVNQKIHEGILAASANEVLQEMYSNLSQRVKRVRYSKKMTDDFWRRAVQDHEHMILALESRDGKRLGQILRDHLCNKLEVASLAGVIENEKTLDTVNA from the coding sequence ATGAGTAAAATCCAGCATCGCAGCCTTTATCTGGAAGTGGCCGACCGCGTCCGGGAACTCATCGAGCAGGGGGATCTCGCACCGGGCGAGCGAATATCGGAGAAGCAGCTCTGCGAACGGTTCGGGGTGTCCCGCACACCGCTACGAGAAGCCCTGAAGGTGCTCGCCTCCGAGGGCCTGATCGAGCTACTGCCCAACCGTGGAGCCCGTGTCATGCGCCTGACGCTGAAGATGGTCAAGGATACCTACGACCTGATGGGAACTCTCGAGGGGCTATCCGGCGAGCTCGCCTGCCAGAACATCAGCGATGAGGGCATAAAGGCCATACGTGCACTGCATGACGAGATGCTCCGGCACTACCACGACCGCAACCTGCCGGAGTACTTCAAGGTCAACCAGAAGATCCACGAGGGGATACTGGCCGCCTCGGCTAACGAGGTACTGCAGGAGATGTACAGCAACCTCAGCCAGCGCGTGAAACGCGTGCGCTATTCGAAAAAGATGACCGACGATTTCTGGCGCCGCGCCGTTCAGGATCACGAGCACATGATCCTGGCGCTTGAGTCACGTGACGGGAAACGCCTGGGGCAGATACTACGCGACCACCTCTGCAACAAACTCGAGGTGGCTTCGCTGGCTGGTGTCATCGAGAATGAGAAAACGCTCGATACCGTCAATGCCTGA